One genomic region from Sulfuriflexus mobilis encodes:
- a CDS encoding MgtC/SapB family protein, with protein MLSHYITITTPLLVALLMGGLIGLERAWHGRPAGLRTHSLVCVSSSLLMLLTVYQWDLLSATVPLEAIRIDPTRMAQGIMTGIGFLGAGVIMKEKLTIRGLTTAASIWMTASIGIMVGLGFYSSASAATVITLVVLALFGRLEGKLPSRRFGRLVLRYKTSDETLHEDIDTLIADHDIMAYHPSYHLEDQGRILEYRMTIFTNDAQNFRKLAGSLKGTERLVEFSITPSGD; from the coding sequence ATGTTGAGTCACTATATTACGATTACTACGCCACTATTGGTGGCCTTGTTAATGGGTGGCCTCATCGGCCTGGAGCGTGCCTGGCATGGTCGCCCGGCGGGGCTGCGGACACACTCGCTGGTTTGTGTGTCATCGAGCCTGTTGATGTTGCTGACGGTTTATCAATGGGACCTGCTCTCTGCCACGGTACCGCTTGAGGCGATTCGTATTGACCCCACACGCATGGCACAGGGCATTATGACCGGTATCGGTTTTCTTGGTGCCGGTGTGATTATGAAGGAAAAACTGACCATTCGCGGCCTGACGACGGCGGCATCGATCTGGATGACGGCCTCGATCGGTATTATGGTCGGGCTGGGTTTTTATTCTTCAGCCTCTGCCGCGACAGTGATTACACTGGTCGTGCTGGCACTGTTTGGCCGGCTTGAGGGGAAACTGCCATCTCGACGCTTCGGCCGTCTGGTGCTGCGTTACAAGACCAGTGATGAAACCCTGCATGAGGACATCGACACGCTGATTGCTGATCACGATATCATGGCCTACCACCCGAGTTATCACCTTGAGGATCAAGGACGTATTCTCGAATACCGGATGACCATTTTTACCAATGATGCGCAAAACTTCCGCAAACTGGCGGGCAGCCTAAAAGGGACTGAGCGCCTGGTGGAATTCAGTATCACCCCGAGCGGGGATTAA
- a CDS encoding DUF1415 domain-containing protein, protein MDHSLIIDATQRWIQSVVIRHGLCPFAAPVLAKERLQIIVSEAARVEVLVEDLIGALLALGHQPRDEVETSLLVHPYVLTDFETYNDFLDVADAVLNEAGLQGVIQIASFHPDYCFADSEVDAAENYSNRSPFPMLHLLREESIDEAVRQWTGKGRSMDDIPVNNVETLRRMGTTLLEKQLLACKETGINKPPGG, encoded by the coding sequence ATGGATCATTCACTCATCATTGATGCAACCCAACGCTGGATCCAGTCGGTGGTGATCCGTCATGGGCTGTGCCCGTTTGCAGCACCGGTGCTGGCAAAAGAGCGCTTGCAAATTATCGTCAGCGAGGCGGCACGGGTCGAGGTACTGGTGGAAGACCTGATTGGGGCCTTGTTAGCGCTCGGCCATCAGCCGCGGGATGAGGTCGAGACCAGCCTGCTGGTACACCCCTATGTCTTGACCGACTTCGAGACCTATAATGATTTCCTCGATGTGGCTGATGCGGTCCTCAATGAGGCCGGTTTACAAGGTGTGATCCAGATAGCGAGTTTTCATCCTGATTACTGTTTTGCCGACAGCGAGGTCGATGCCGCGGAAAATTATTCCAACCGTTCACCGTTCCCGATGTTGCACCTGTTACGCGAAGAAAGTATTGATGAGGCGGTACGCCAGTGGACAGGCAAGGGGCGAAGTATGGATGATATCCCCGTTAATAATGTTGAAACGCTCAGGCGAATGGGTACGACACTCCTGGAAAAACAGCTGCTCGCCTGCAAAGAGACCGGTATAAACAAACCACCTGGTGGTTAA